In Brassica rapa cultivar Chiifu-401-42 chromosome A06, CAAS_Brap_v3.01, whole genome shotgun sequence, a single window of DNA contains:
- the LOC103828006 gene encoding THO complex subunit 5B, with product MEDGEIEEGMVTADEYPTSEAPRREPVKSALELLRESKTSVEEIVGRMLSIKREEGNNKSEIRELLTQMFLNFVNLRQANRAILTEEDKVKAETERAKGPVDFTTLQLHNLMYEKSHYVKAIKACRDFKSKYPDIDLVSEEAFFRDAPESIKDQSVATDTLMPKRLSFELHQRKELCKHRARLEQKKKSLLETIAERKKFLSSLPVHLKSLKKASIPVQNQLGIHHTKKLKQHSLAELLPPPLYVIYSQLLALKEAFQERIDLELLGSLKDAQAYARLQSKKDSGMSSNTESSRLEDDGPDDDDDGQRRRKRPKKVTSKEGSDKAGLYQVHPLKIVLHVYDDETPDTKSLKLVVLKFEYFLKLNVVCVGAEGSPDGPEKNIFCNLFPGDAGLEPPHQSTKLILGDGQVFDENRTSRPYKWVQHLAGIDILPEVSPILFGQDTPDNIDTAKSDASVPDLSLYRQQHRVETVLQRIRSRKKAHLALAEQLDMLMKHELPAVNCEDAPWALHKVLCALDSWLQIRSSARKSCSLTLSSVEQVPEPMEIDGDRRSLSGKEDVESIREDGELPSLVTAAALITTSSDQTPSKVSSLARSRQLALMTKNLDSPISSKGKSPSFKKYEDDLDLVLDDDSEVDEPAGNNEAHVEAFGPVKADNSWVDYGAREFALVFSRKTDDGKLWKLEAMVQISMEYPLRPPFFSLSLHTSFGNDNGTSESDHYNELRAMEAEVNLHMLKIVPSDQENYLISHQIRCLAMLFDYYMDDPSKRGTATSVVDVGLCKPVDGKLLVRSFRGRDHRKMISWKDRGCASGYPC from the exons ATGGAGGACGGCGAGATCGAGGAAGGAATGGTGACGGCCGATGAGTATCCGACGTCGGAAGCCCCGCGGCGAGAGCCGGTGAAATCTGCACTGGAGTTGCTTAGAGAGAGCAAAACATCAGTGGAAGAAATCGTAGGAAGGATGCTCTCGATCAAAAGAGAAGAAGGAAACAACAAATCCGAGATTCGAGAACTCCTCACGCAGATGTTCCTCAACTTCGTGAATCTCCGTCAGGCGAATCGCGCGATTCTGACGGAGGAAGACAAAGTGAAGGCGGAGACGGAGCGAGCGAAAGGCCCAGTCGATTTCACGACGCTGCAACTGCACAATCTCATGTACGAGAAGAGCCATTACGTCAAAGCTATCAAGGCTTGCAGAGATTTCAAATCCAAGTATCCCGACATCGATCTCGTTTCGGAAGAGGCTTTCTTTCGTGACGCTCCTGAATCTATCAAGGATCAATCTGTTGCAACTGATACTTTGATGCCCAAAAGACTCAGTTTTGAGCTTCATCAG aggaAAGAATTGTGTAAGCATCGAGCGAGATTGGAGCAAAAGAAGAAGAGTTTACTAGAAACCATTGCGGAGCGCAAGAAGTTTCTCTCAAGTCTTCCTGTGCACCTCAAGTCTCTCAAGAAAGCGTCCATTCCTGTACAGAACCAGTTGGGTATCCACCACACCAAGAAACTGAAGCAGCATAGTCTAGCTGAGCTGCTTCCTCCTCCCCTTTATGTAATTTACTCTCAGCTTTTGGCACTAAAGGAAGCTTTTCAAGAGAGGATCGACTTGGAGCTACTTGGGAGCCTTAAGGATGCTCAAGCTTATGCTAGACTGCAATCCAAAAAGGACTCTG GCATGTCGAGTAATACAGAGAGTTCTAGGTTGGAGGATGATGGacctgatgatgatgatgatggacaAAGGAGAAGAAAGCGGCCTAAGAAAGTTACTAGCAAAGAAGGATCTGACAAGGCAGGATTGTACCAAGTTCACCCTCTCAAAATTGTCCTTCACGTTTATGATGATGAGACTCCTGATACGAAGTCCCTCAAGCTTGTTGTTCTCAAGTTTGAGTACTTTCTGAAGCTGAATGTTGTATGTGTTGGCGCTGAAGGCTCTCCAGATGGACCAGAGAAGAATATATTCTGTAACTTATTCCCTGGTGACGCTGGACTTGAGCCACCTCACCAG TCGACCAAGCTCATTCTTGGTGACGGTCAAGTGTTCGATGAGAACAGAACTTCAAGGCCTTATAAATGGGTACAACATTTGGCGGGGATTGATATCTTACCGGAAGTGTCGCCTATTTTATTCGGCCAAGATACTCCTGATAACATTGACACTGCTAAAAGTGATGCGTCTGTACCTGATCTCTCACTGTATCGCCAGCAGCATAGGGTGGAAACAGTTCTGCAAAGAATACGCTCACGGAAAAAAGCGCATCTGGCTCTTGC GGAGCAGCTTGATATGCTTATGAAGCACGAGTTGCCTGCTGTGAACTGCGAAGACGCTCCATGGGCATTGCATAAAGTTCTGTGTGCTTTGGATTCCTGGTTACAGATTCGATCTTCAGCTAGAAAGTCGTGCTCTCTGACTCTGAGTAGTGTGGAACAAGTTCCAGAACCTATGGAAATCGATGGGGATAGAAGATCTCTTTCTGGCAAGGAAGATGTTGAAAGTATTCGGGAAGACGGAGAACTTCCTTCTTTGGTCACAGCTGCAGCTTTGATAACAACCAGCTCTGATCAAACCCCATCAAAAGTATCTAGTCTAGCAAGGTCTAGGCAGTTGGCTTTGATGACGAAGAACCTGGATTCTCCAATTAGCAGCAAAGGAAAGTCACCGAGTTTCAAAAAGTATGAAGATGATTTGGATCTTGTTTTGGATGATGATAGTGAAGTAGATGAGCCAGCTGGGAATAACGAAGCGCATGTTGAAGCGTTTGGCCCTGTGAAAGCTGATAATTCATGGGTTGATTATGGTGCGAGGGAGTTTGCACTTGTCTTCTCCAGGAAAACAGATGATGGAAAATTGTGGAAGTTAGAGGCAATG GTCCAGATTAGCATGGAGTATCCTCTTAGACCTCCTTTCTTTTCTCTGTCTCTCCATACTTCTTTTGGAAATGACAACGGGACAAGTGAGAGTGATCATTACAATGAACTACGTGCTATGGAAGCAGAG GTGAACCTTCATATGTTGAAGATTGTACCTTCAGATCAAGAAAATTATCTCATATCTCATCAGATCAGATGCTTGGCAATGTTGTTCGACTATTACATGGACGACCCATCCAAAAGAGGAACAGCCACAAGTGTGGTTGATGTCGGTTTGTGCAAGCCTGTAGACGGTAAGCTTCTTGTGAGATCATTCAGAGGCAGAGATCATCGAAAAATGATCTCTTGGAAGGATAGGGGATGTGCCTCGGGTTATCCATGTTAG
- the LOC103828007 gene encoding ABSCISIC ACID-INSENSITIVE 5-like protein 8 codes for MDNNWNFKTLGTGPRGAMSRLPVSAPLSQQGSLYSRTLDQIQNNLGKDYGSMNMEEFLMSIYNAEGTQGIVPTNGVNEGLHRQGSITLPRILSQKTVDEVWKYITEEEHTHNDGGRTNIPQIQKQPTLADITLEDFLTLAGAILDPSSISGFPNTSLNVEFQQKPMVSDVLGNINTVPINRVHGSYLHPNVNGSTSAYKPRQEQQQQHNPFQPQQPNMSKPHGYGYGTQVAFTSGQVNAHGIRDSYMESGDQSHQENNVTLVQSVAPVPGGAMSVEVCSQITPFPVLDGMPKINAGSSIVSPFPFTTTVSNSVRDRNRNNGIAAEKKLVEKTYRRKIKNRESAARSRARKMLQTMELEAEAEKLRKENHELLKKQAKIMSEMQTELGKEITNGSTKRLRRTKSNIQ; via the exons ATGGATAATAACTGGAATTTTAAAACCTTGGGGACTGGTCCGCGGGGAGCGATGAGCAGACTACCGGTTAGTGCTCCTTTGAGCCAACAAGGATCACTATACTCAAGGACACTAGACCAGATTCAAAACAACTTAGGGAAAGATTATGGGTCAATGAACATGGAAGAGTTTCTTATGAGTATATATAATGCTGAAGGAACACAAGGCATAGTTCCAACTAACGGTGTGAACGAGGGGTTACATAGGCAGGGGTCAATAACTCTGCCTAGAATACTTAGCCAAAAAACTGTTGATGAAGTTTGGAAATATATCACAGAGGAAGAACACACCCATAATGATGGAGGAAGAACAAATATTCCTCAGATTCAGAAGCAGCCAACTTTAGCAGATATCACTCTGGAAGATTTTTTAACCCTTGCTGGGGCCATTCTTGACCCATCATCGATTTCGGGTTTTCCAAACACAAGTTTGAATGTGGAGTTTCAGCAGAAACCAATGGTTTCTGATGTGTTGGGCAATATTAATACTGTTCCAATTAATAGAGTTCATGGTTCTTATTTGCATCCAAATGTGAATGGGTCTACCTCGGCATATAAACCGcgacaagaacaacaacaacaacataacCCGTTTCAACCGCAACAACCTAACATGTCGAAACCACATGGTTATGGTTATGGAACACAAGTCGCATTTACGAGTGGTCAGGTTAATGCTCATGGTATAAGAGATAGTTACATGGAAAGTGGAGACCAAAGTCACCAAGAAAATAACGTAACTTTGGTCCAAAGCGTTGCACCAGTTCCTGGTGGAGCCATGAGTGTAGAAGTATGTTCTCAAATTACGCCATTTCCAGTATTAGATGGGATGCCGAAGATTAATGCTG GTTCATCAATAGTGTCACCATTTCCATTCACCACTACTGTAAGTAATAGCGTGAGGGATAGGAACAGGAACAATGGCATTGCCGCGGAGAAGAAACTAGTGGAGAAAACGTACAGGAGAAAGATAAAGAACCGTGAATCAGCAGCACGATCACGAGCTCGAAAgatg CTTCAAACTATGGAGCTTGAAGCTGAAGCTGAAAAGTTAAGGAAAGAGAATCATGAGCTACTAAAAAAGCAG GCAAAAATTATGTCGGAAATGCAAACCGAACTG GGGAAAGAGATAACTAACGGATCCACGAAACGGCTGAGGAGAACGAAATCGAACATCCAGTGA
- the LOC103828008 gene encoding cold-regulated protein 27 isoform X3, whose product MVGDYRENYSPSSDGSSSVEEETTSSMYSAGKEDKPTEWTDEKHSLYLKSMEASFVDQLYNSLGALGSKIINKDTVGPSTRFGDGGKPSEEQKMNVRQPEYRLNGRHGRGSHEFLRSPWIKHYKPSPKTLTDRGSSELENQVVSSKGIVICSSGSASSLKQILREGCSSHSRDRDQISLGEEAEVSDQNFVNEVTKGQNGSSKKMKTVISESSSTDQVVPLRKSPANMIT is encoded by the exons ATGGTTGGTGACTACAGAGAGAACTATAGCCCAAGCTCCGACGGTTCCTCTTCTGTAGAGGAAGAGACGACTTCTTCAATG TACTCCGCGGGGAAAGAGGATAAGCCTACAGAATGGACCGACGAGAAGCATAGTTTGTATCTTAAATCAATGGAAGCTTCCTTCGTTGATCAGCTCTACAACTCCCTCGGTGCGCTCGGttccaaaatcatcaacaaGGATACTGTCGGACCGTCGACAAGGTTCGGAGATGGTGGAAAACCGTCTGAAGAACAG AAGATGAATGTGAGGCAGCCTGAGTATCGTCTCAATGGAAGACACGGTCGTGGTTCTCACGAGTTCCTTAGGAGTCCATGGATCAAGCACTATAAGCCTTCACCAAAGACCCTAACAGATAGAGGTAGTTCCGAGCTTGAAAATCAAGTTGTTAGCTCAAAGGGGATAGTCATATGCAGCTCTGGTTCAGCATCGAGTCTCAAGCAGATCTTACGAGAAGGCTGCTCCTCTCATTCACGTGACCGGGATCAAATCAGCCTGGGAGAAGAAG CAGAAGTATCTGACCAGAACTTTGTCAATGAAGTAACAAAAGGCCAAAACGGAAGctccaagaagatgaagacagTGATAAGTGAATCGTCTAGTACTGATCAG GTTGTTCCACTCAGAAAAAGTCCTGCAAACATGATCACTTAA
- the LOC103828008 gene encoding cold-regulated protein 27 isoform X1 produces MVGDYRENYSPSSDGSSSVEEETTSSMYSAGKEDKPTEWTDEKHSLYLKSMEASFVDQLYNSLGALGSKIINKDTVGPSTRFGDGGKPSEEQFKVLRDGFWQKMNVRQPEYRLNGRHGRGSHEFLRSPWIKHYKPSPKTLTDRGSSELENQVVSSKGIVICSSGSASSLKQILREGCSSHSRDRDQISLGEEAEVSDQNFVNEVTKGQNGSSKKMKTVISESSSTDQVVPLRKSPANMIT; encoded by the exons ATGGTTGGTGACTACAGAGAGAACTATAGCCCAAGCTCCGACGGTTCCTCTTCTGTAGAGGAAGAGACGACTTCTTCAATG TACTCCGCGGGGAAAGAGGATAAGCCTACAGAATGGACCGACGAGAAGCATAGTTTGTATCTTAAATCAATGGAAGCTTCCTTCGTTGATCAGCTCTACAACTCCCTCGGTGCGCTCGGttccaaaatcatcaacaaGGATACTGTCGGACCGTCGACAAGGTTCGGAGATGGTGGAAAACCGTCTGAAGAACAG ttcaAGGTTCTTCGTGATGGTTTCTGGCAGAAGATGAATGTGAGGCAGCCTGAGTATCGTCTCAATGGAAGACACGGTCGTGGTTCTCACGAGTTCCTTAGGAGTCCATGGATCAAGCACTATAAGCCTTCACCAAAGACCCTAACAGATAGAGGTAGTTCCGAGCTTGAAAATCAAGTTGTTAGCTCAAAGGGGATAGTCATATGCAGCTCTGGTTCAGCATCGAGTCTCAAGCAGATCTTACGAGAAGGCTGCTCCTCTCATTCACGTGACCGGGATCAAATCAGCCTGGGAGAAGAAG CAGAAGTATCTGACCAGAACTTTGTCAATGAAGTAACAAAAGGCCAAAACGGAAGctccaagaagatgaagacagTGATAAGTGAATCGTCTAGTACTGATCAG GTTGTTCCACTCAGAAAAAGTCCTGCAAACATGATCACTTAA
- the LOC103828008 gene encoding cold-regulated protein 27 isoform X2, translating into MVGDYRENYSPSSDGSSSVEEETTSSMYSAGKEDKPTEWTDEKHSLYLKSMEASFVDQLYNSLGALGSKIINKDTVGPSTRFGDGGKPSEEQFKVLRDGFWQKMNVRQPEYRLNGRHGRGSHEFLRSPWIKHYKPSPKTLTDRGSSELENQVVSSKGIVICSSGSASSLKQILREGCSSHSRDRDQISLGEEEVSDQNFVNEVTKGQNGSSKKMKTVISESSSTDQVVPLRKSPANMIT; encoded by the exons ATGGTTGGTGACTACAGAGAGAACTATAGCCCAAGCTCCGACGGTTCCTCTTCTGTAGAGGAAGAGACGACTTCTTCAATG TACTCCGCGGGGAAAGAGGATAAGCCTACAGAATGGACCGACGAGAAGCATAGTTTGTATCTTAAATCAATGGAAGCTTCCTTCGTTGATCAGCTCTACAACTCCCTCGGTGCGCTCGGttccaaaatcatcaacaaGGATACTGTCGGACCGTCGACAAGGTTCGGAGATGGTGGAAAACCGTCTGAAGAACAG ttcaAGGTTCTTCGTGATGGTTTCTGGCAGAAGATGAATGTGAGGCAGCCTGAGTATCGTCTCAATGGAAGACACGGTCGTGGTTCTCACGAGTTCCTTAGGAGTCCATGGATCAAGCACTATAAGCCTTCACCAAAGACCCTAACAGATAGAGGTAGTTCCGAGCTTGAAAATCAAGTTGTTAGCTCAAAGGGGATAGTCATATGCAGCTCTGGTTCAGCATCGAGTCTCAAGCAGATCTTACGAGAAGGCTGCTCCTCTCATTCACGTGACCGGGATCAAATCAGCCTGGGAGAAGAAG AAGTATCTGACCAGAACTTTGTCAATGAAGTAACAAAAGGCCAAAACGGAAGctccaagaagatgaagacagTGATAAGTGAATCGTCTAGTACTGATCAG GTTGTTCCACTCAGAAAAAGTCCTGCAAACATGATCACTTAA